The proteins below come from a single Megalops cyprinoides isolate fMegCyp1 chromosome 5, fMegCyp1.pri, whole genome shotgun sequence genomic window:
- the LOC118777704 gene encoding small G protein signaling modulator 1-like → MATAMAEAETRQKLLRNVKKEVKQIMEEAVTRKFVHEDSSHIISFCAAVEACVLHRLKRRAAGFLRSNKVAALFLKVGKSYGPALQLCRKAQELEQIIDNNRRNQASRNHEVAQKPTKSPSVSPQAARHLWIRTALMEKVLDKVVLYLVENSSKFYEKEAVLMDPVDGPILASLLVGPCALEYTKMKTADHFWTDPSADELVQRHRIHSALCRQDSPTKRPALCIQKRQSSGSMEERPLLSARDYVESLHQNSRATLLYGKNNVLVQPRDDMEAIPGYLSLHQTAEVMTLKWTPNQLMKGSVGDVEYERSVYWDYTMTIRLEEIVYLHCHQQVDSGGTVVLVSQDGVQLPPLRFPRGGHLLQFLSCLETGLLPHGQLDPPLWSQRGKGKVFPKLRKRSPHGSSESVSDKEEDEAADYVFRILFPGSQSEFVAPDLMDQGAVLWQPTPRKSSCSSCSQNGSSDGMPANGCNHDRAPLKLLCDTMKYQIISRAFYGWLAYCRHLSTVRTHLSALVNPTIVYPDVPCDGGGGLSAEVWQQFLQDCTAYEEAELLRLVYYGGVEPELRREVWPFLLGHYRFGMSEADRKEVDEQVRACYEQTMSEWLGCEAIVRQREKEQHAAALARCLSGGGSDKVPQKTTHRDSTVSTESSQSSSSDRQGRGRLQSSSSSSTQVFESVDQIEMQLKNEDSKSVSKILNGVSTSKALQNGEAMNKALQNGVPASKAVPNGVLPNEPLSNGLLPNEALQKRISSPESGHPPSSNFPVTSVLLYSCLQPEETLPAVAEPHTPPKEKGPPANATSQREDNISGDNGAEDAAVGSETPETRESENLEVAKVTERAAASNSETIESIDLEMRVSTVSAGEEAKSTENDKHNISETEETNSIGMGQVAKASETEETTFKSIGEAKVSETEDTKSTGLEETKASETEEVTFTSIGDAKASETEDIKSTGIEETKASETEDTKSTGMEETKASETEEATFTSMGQTKVSETDEIKSTGIKEAAKASETEEVTFTSIGEVKASETEDTKSTGMEKTKASETEEVIFTSMGQTKATETEEIKSTGIEEAAKISETEEATFTSIGEAKASETEDTKSLKLGETKASKIMETKLSEMGQPIISDIGESKTPEIGQTSIDRTKSLEVTDVNVLEETKAPEVENGNLSENEEMTVQEIRDAKMCEITEVSSSTTGEAEVSEIEETELPHVTEAKTCDTEETKSSGTTETKVSETGVPKSPETGEIRVSETGDTEAQEMEEMKISEKEETIVSETEEIKCKESGNVNNSDMTNAKSTEMVEGKVFEMGQARGLLMEGSESPKLGKSQVFDMEESKSLEIVEVKVFGTDKPIVLDTGKAKVLEMEGIKPKSTDTKMFEMEEVTTLEMEEPQSRGIKISSGTMETKVCPAIVDDSDDSPSALEMEEIPTGRVSVASWDRQVLLEIHQKPIRPLSPTKTTHLGGGAEVLGVGLPVLELRLERERRDEPDVSSEVSEPVLSEEEPEMESLFPQLDSLAICGELGTDATSPASSIGTTYSQELLDLYTVNLHRIEKDVQRCDRTYWYFTPANLDKLRNIMCSYVWQHLDIGYVQGMCDLLAPLLVILDDEALAFSCFSQLMKRMNQNFPHGGVMDTHFANMRSLIQILDSELFELMQQNGDYTHFYFCYRWFLLDFKRELVYEDVFSVWETIWAARQVSSGHFVLFIALALVEIYRDIILENNMDFTDIIKFFNEMAERHNVSEVLALARDLVYKVQTLIENK, encoded by the exons GTGAAGCAGATCATGGAGGAGGCTGTAACCAGAAAGTTTGTGCATGAAGACAGCAGTCACATCATCTCCTTCTGTG ctgcagtggaggcctgtgtgctgcacAGACTGAAGCGGAGAGCTGCAGGCTTCCTGCGCAGTAATAAAGTGGCAGCACTCTTCCTGAAGGTGGGGAAAAGCTATGGCCCTGCCCTACAGCTCTGCAGGAAAGcccaggagctggagcagatcATCGACAACAA CAGACGGAACCAGGCTTCACGGAACCATGAGGTGGCCCAGAAACCAACCAAGTCACCCAGCGTGTCCCCCCAGGCAGCCAGGCATCTGTGGATCAGAACTGCTCTCATGGAGAAGGTCCTGGACAAGGTGGTCCTCTACCTAGTGGAAAACAGCAG TAAGTTCTATGAGAAAGAGGCGGTTCTGATGGACCCAGTGGATGGACCCATCCTCGCATCTCTCTTGG TGGGACCCTGTGCGCTGGAGTACACCAAGATGAAGACTGCTGATCACTTCTGGACAGATCCATCTGCTGACGAGCTGGTCCAGAGACACCGCATTCACAGTGCCCTCTGTAGGCAGGATTCCCCCACCAAGCGCCCCGCCTTGTGT ataCAAAAGAGGCAGTCCAGTGGCAGCATGGAGGAGCGGCCGCTGCTCTCTGCTCGGGACTATGTGGAGTCGCTGCACCAGAACTCCAGAGCAACGCTGCTGTATGGCAAGAACAATGTCCTAGTGCAGCCG AGAGATGACATGGAGGCTATCCCAGGGTACCTCTCTCTCCACCAAACAGCAGAGGTCATGACCCTGAAATGGACGCCCAATCAGCTGATGAAGGGCTCTGTTGGAGATGTGGAATATGAGAGGAG TGTTTACTGGGACTACACCATGACAATCCGTCTGGAGGAGATAGTGTATCTGCACTGCCACCAACAGG TGGACAGTGGGGGCACAGTAGTGCTTGTGAGTCAGGATGGAGTGCAGCTGCCCCCACTCCGCTTCCCCAGGGGGGGCCACCTGCTGCAGTTCCTGTCCTGCCTGGAGACAGGACTCCTCCCCCATGGCCAGCTGGACCCGCCCCTTTGGTCCCAGAGAGGAAAG GGAAAGGTTTTCCCTAAACTCCGGAAGAGAAGTCCTCATGGATCGTCTGAGTCGGTCTCTGACAAAGAAGAGGATGAAGCCGCAGACTATGTCTTCCGCATCCTGTTCcctggcagccaatcagagtttG TAGCTCCGGATCTGATGGATCAGGGGGCGGTGCTTTGGCAGCCCACGCCCAGGAAGTCCTCCTGTTCATCCTGCTCCCAGAATGGCTCCTCTGATGGCATGCCCGCCAATGGCTGCAACCACGACAG GGCCCCTCTGAAGTTGCTCTGTGACACCATGAAGTATCAGATTATTTCACGGGCTTTCTATGGCT GGCTAGCGTACTGTCGTCACCTGTCCACTGTGCGCACCCATTTGTCCGCCCTGGTGAACCCCACCATTGTGTACCCTGATGTGCCCTGCGATGGCGGGGGGGGCCTCTCTGCAGAGGTCTGGCAGCAATTCCTCCAGGACTGCACT GCATATGAGGAGGCAGAGCTACTGAGGCTGGTGTACTACGGTGGGGTGGAGCCAGAGCTGCGCAGGGAGGTTTGGCCCTTCCTGTTAGGGCACTACCGGTTTGGGATGTCCGAGGCGGATAGGAAAGAG GTGGATGAGCAGGTACGGGCGTGCTATGAGCAGACCATGAGTGAGTGGCTGGGCTGTGAGGCCATCGTGAGGCAACGAGAGAAGGAGCAGCATGCGGCTGCTCTGGCCAGGTGCCTCTCTGGGGGAGGTTCCGACAAAGTACCTCAGAAGACGACACACCGCGACTCCACTGTCAGCACAGAG TCCTCCCAgagcagcagctcagacagacagggtcGTGGGCGATTGCAGAGCAGCTCAAGTAGCAGCACTCAG gTGTTTGAGTCAGTGGATCAGATTGAAATGCAGCTTAAGAATGAAGACAGCAAATCAGTGTCCAAAATCCTAAATGGGGTATCTACAAGCAAGGCTCTGCAAAATGGGGAAGCCATGAACAAGGCTCTGCAAAATGGGGTGCCTGCAAGCAAGGCTGTCCCAAATGGGGTGCTACCTAACGAGCCTCTGTCAAATGGGTTGCTCCCCAATGAAGCTCTCCAAAAGAGGATTTCCTCGCCAGAATCCGGACATCCTCCATCCAGCAATTTCCCCGTCACTTCCGTCCTCTTGTACTCCTGCCTCCAACCTGAAGAGACTCTCCCAGCAGTAGCTGAGCCCCACACCCCACCTAAAGAAAAGGGACCTCCAGCCAATGCcacatcacagagagaggacaacATCTCTGGTGACAATGGGGCAGAAGATGCAGCAGTGGGATCAGAAACCCCAGAAACAAGAGAGTCTGAGAACTTGGAAGTAGCAAAGGTCACTGAAAGAGCAGCTGCCAGTAACTCTGAAACAATAGAGAGCATAGATTTAGAGATGAGAGTGTCTACGGTTTCTGCAGGGGAAGAGGCCAAATCAACTGAAAATGACAAGCACAATAtttctgaaacagaagaaaCCAATTCTATAGGTATGGGACAAGTTGCTAAGGCCTCTGAAACAGAGGAGACCACATTTAAAAGTATAGGGGAGGCTAAGGTTTCTGAAACAGAAGACACCAAATCAACAGGTTTGGAGGAGACTAAGGCTTCTGAAACAGAAGAGGTCACATTTACAAGTATAGGGGATGCTAAGGCTTCTGAAACAGAAGACATCAAATCAACAGGTATAGAGGAGACTAAGGCTTCTGAAACAGAAGACACCAAATCAACAGGTATGGAGGAGACTAAGGCTTCTGAAACAGAAGAGGCCACATTTACAAGTATGGGGCAGACTAAGGTTTCTGAAACAGATGAGATCAAATCTACAGGTATCAAAGAAGCTGCTAAGGCTTCTGAAACAGAAGAGGTCACATTTACAAGTATAGGGGAGGTTAAGGCTTCTGAAACAGAAGACACCAAATCAACAGGTATGGAGAAGACTAAGGCTTCTGAAACAGAAGAGGTCATATTTACAAGTATGGGGCAGACTAAGGCAACTGAAACAGAGGAGATCAAATCTACAGGTATCGAAGAAGCTGCTAAGATCTCTGAAACAGAGGAGGCCACATTTACAAGTATAGGGGAGGCTAAGGCTTCTGAAACAGAAGACACCAAATCTCTAAAATTGGGGGAGACTAAGGCTTCTAAAATTATGGAAACTAAGCTGTCTGAAATGGGGCAGCCCATTATTTCTGACATTGGTGAGAGTAAAACCCCAGAAATAGGACAGACCAGCATTGATAGAACTAAATCTCTTGAAGTGACAGATGTGAATGTACTTGAAGAGACCAAAGCACCAGAAGTGGAGAATGGTAATCTTTCAGAAAATGAGGAGATGACAGTTCAAGAAATTAGAGATgctaaaatgtgtgaaataacaGAAGTTTCCTCATCCACAACTGGAGAGGCTGAGGTTTCTGAAATTGAAGAGACTGAATTACCGCATGTGACAGAGGCTAAAACTTGTGACACAGAAGAGACAAAATCCTCAGGAACTACGGAAACTAAAGTCTCTGAAACAGGGGTGCCCAAATCCCCAGAAACAGGGGAGATCAGGGTTTCTGAAACAGGGGACACAGAAGCACAAGAAATGGAAGAGATGAAAATTTCTGAAAAGGAGGAGACAATTGTTTCTGAAACTGAAGAGATCAAATGTAAAGAAAGTGGAAATGTGAATAATTCTGACATGACAAATGCCAAATCTACAGAAATGGTAGAGGGCAAGGTCTTTGAAATGGGGCAGGCCAGGGGTCTTCTAATGGAAGGGAGTGAATCTCCAAAATTAGGCAAGTCTCAGGTTTTTGACATGGAGGAGAGCAAATCTCTGGAAATTGTAGAAGTCAAAGTTTTTGGGACAGACAAACCCATAGTTCTTGACACGGGAAAAGCTAAGGTACTTGAGATGGAAGGGATAAAGCCTAAATCAACAGACactaaaatgtttgaaatggagGAGGTCACTACTTTGGAAATGGAGGAGCCTCAGTCAAGAGGAATAAAGATATCCTCTGGTACCATGGAAACCAAAGTATGTCCAGCTATAGTGGACGATTCAGATGATTCTCCTTCAGCATTAGAGATGGAGGAGATTCCCACTGGCAGAGTGTCAGTGGCATCCTGGGACAGGCAGGTACTCTTGGAGATCCATCAGAAACCCATCCGTCCTCTGTCCCCCACAAAGACCACACATTTGGGAGGTGGGGCAGAGGTTTTAGGGGTTGGGCTTCCAGTACTGGAGCTGcggctagagagagagagaagagatgagCCAGACGTCAGCTCAGAGGTCAGCGAGCCTGTCCTGTCAGAGGAGGAGCCTGAGATGGAAAGCCTGTTCCCGCAGCTTGACTCCCTGGCCATTTGTGGGGAGCTTGGTACTGATGCCACCTCTCCAGCCTCCTCCATTGGAACGACCTACTCC CAAGAGCTGCTGGACTTGTACACAGTAAACCTGCATCGCATTGAAAAGGATGTTCAACGGTGTGACCGGACCTACTGGTACTTCACCCCTGCCAACCTGGACAAACTCCGCAACATCATGTGTAG TTATGTGTGGCAACATCTGGACATCGGTTATGTGCAGGGCATGTGTGACCTGTTGGCGCCTCTGCTGGTAATTCTTGATGATG aggCCCTAGCCTTCAGTTGTTTCTCCCAGCTCATGAAGAGGATGAACCAGAACTTTCCCCATGGAGGAGTCATGGACACACACTTTGCCAACATGCGCTCCCTCATCCAG ATTCTGGACTCAGAGCTGTTTGAGCTGATGCAGCAGAATGGAGACTATACACATTTCTACTTCTGTTACCGCTGGTTCCTGCTGGACTTCAAACGAG AGCTGGTGTATGAGGATGTGTTCTCAGTGTGGGAGACCATCTGGGCAGCCAGACAGGTCTCCTCAGGACACTTTGTTCTCTTCATTGCACTGGCACTAGTGGAGATCTACAGAGACATCATCCTGGAGAACAACATGgacttcactgacatcatcaagTTCTTCAACG AAATGGCAGAGCGGCACAATGTCTCAGAGGTCCTAGCACTAGCCCGAGACCTGGTCTACAAAGTCCAGACGCTCATCGAGAACAAGTGA
- the LOC118778050 gene encoding serine/arginine-rich splicing factor 9-like — MADGRIYVGNLPTDVQERDIEDLFFKYGKIRDIELKNNRGTIPFAFVRFEDPRDAEDAVYGRNGYGFGDCKLRVEYPRSSSKFTGPMGGGPRGRFGPPTRRSEFRVIVTGLPPTGSWQDLKDHMREAGDVCFADVQRDGEGVVEFLRREDMEYALRRLDGTEFRSHQGETSYIRVHEERGSSWGRSRSRSRSRGRYSPPYPSRGSPPPRYQSPPPRRHSFSRHSPPPHRIPAQHHSPPRHYR; from the exons ATGGCAGACGGGAGGATCTATGTGGGGAACCTTCCGACGGATGTTCAGGAAAGAGACATTGAGGACCTTTTCTTCAAATATGGGAAGATCCGAGACATTGAGCTGAAGAACAACCGTGGCACCATCCCGTTTGCCTTTGTCCGTTTCGAGGACCCTCG TGATGCAGAGGATGCAGTCTATGGGAGAAATGGCTATGGATTTGGGGACTGCAAGTTGCGAGTGGAGTACCCTCGCTCCTCCTCCAAATTCACTGGCCCCATGGGAGGAGGGCCCAGGGGAAGATTTGGCCCTCCGACCCGCAGATCTGAGTTTCGGGTCATTGTGACTG GCCTCCCTCCGACAGGCAGCTGGCAGGACCTAAAGGACCACATGCGGGAGGCAGGGGATGTGTGTTTCGCCGATGTCCAGCGGGATGGGGAAGGCGTGGTGGAGTTCCTGCGGAGAGAGGACATGGAGTACGCTCTGCGCCGACTGGACGGGACTGAGTTTCGCTCGCACCAG GGGGAGACTTCATACATCAGAGTCCACGAGGAAAGAGGCTCCAGTTGGGGGCGCTCACGATCCCGCTCCAGGTCTCGGGGACGCTATTCACCCCCCTACCCAAGCCGGGGTTCTCCTCCCCCACGCTATcagtcccccccaccccgccgGCATTCTTTCTCCCGCCATAGCCCACCCCCCCATCGCATCccagcacagcaccacagcccTCCCCGGCACTATCGGTAA
- the LOC118778162 gene encoding polyubiquitin-like codes for MDQLTIKFLSGQTFSLSVSMDTTVGSLKDLIQQRTDVPTARQRLTAQNGQRVDLKDDSKTLRQYGVSAGCVVLVLVTEPSQPTFIQVFLRTDKGLTHAYTISPAETVSQFKRKVAERENIPVDQQRLIYEGKQMDDGKKLADYGVRAESTIFLSLRLRGGNPDCFATFC; via the coding sequence ATGGATCAGCTGACCATTAAATTTCTGAGCGGACAAACGTTCTCCTTGTCCGTGAGCATGGACACCACAGTTGGAAGCCTGAAAGACCTGATCCAGCAACGCACCGACGTACCGACCGCTAGGCAGAGGCTCACTGCGCAGAACGGGCAGAGGGTCGACCTTAAAGACGACTCGAAAACTCTGCGCCAGTACGGTGTGAGTGCGGGATGCGTGGTCCTGGTGCTTGTCACGGAGCCCAGTCAGCCCACTTTCATCCAGGTGTTCCTACGAACCGACAAGGGTTTGACTCATGCGTACACGATCTCACCGGCGGAGACGGTCTCCCAGTTCAAGCGCAAGGTGGCGGAGAGGGAGAACATTCCAGTGGACCAACAGAGGCTGATTTACGAGGGCAAGCAGATGGATGACGGCAAAAAGCTGGCGGACTACGGCGTCAGAGCCGAAAGTACCATCTTTCTTTCACTGCGTCTGAGAGGAGGAAACCCCGACTGTTTTGCCACGTTTTGCTAA